A genome region from Thermodesulfobacteriota bacterium includes the following:
- a CDS encoding helix-turn-helix domain-containing protein: MKLITVKDLSDSTGIKKSTVYLWASKGIIPHYKVGRLVRFKTEEIEAWLERFRKEAVAPEKKAKKHLRITTGSDVENIVRKAIDDAKGLKV; the protein is encoded by the coding sequence ATGAAGCTAATAACAGTAAAAGACCTTTCAGATTCTACTGGCATTAAGAAGTCCACGGTGTACCTGTGGGCTTCAAAAGGCATTATCCCACACTACAAGGTCGGTAGGCTTGTGCGTTTCAAGACAGAAGAGATCGAGGCGTGGCTTGAGAGGTTCAGAAAAGAGGCCGTCGCTCCCGAGAAAAAGGCCAAAAAACACCTGAGAATCACGACCGGCAGCGACGTTGAAAACATCGTGAGAAAAGCCATTGATGATGCCAAAGGACTTAAGGTATAA
- a CDS encoding type II toxin-antitoxin system RelE/ParE family toxin codes for MYRVLKSQKVERFLGKLDGHIKTRIEERLKRLGKDPVPTDAKFIGRDNEGNKIFRYRAGGYRILYKVKIKEKIVLIAKIGKRPNVYAKF; via the coding sequence GTGTACAGGGTGTTGAAGTCTCAAAAGGTAGAAAGGTTTCTAGGTAAGCTTGATGGTCACATTAAGACAAGAATAGAGGAAAGATTGAAAAGGCTTGGCAAAGACCCTGTTCCGACAGATGCAAAGTTTATTGGCAGAGACAACGAGGGCAATAAAATTTTCAGATATAGAGCGGGAGGATATAGGATTTTATACAAGGTAAAGATAAAGGAAAAGATTGTTCTTATAGCAAAGATAGGCAAGAGGCCGAATGTTTATGCCAAATTCTAA
- a CDS encoding tyrosine-type recombinase/integrase, with product MALYKRGKVWWMSFICKGRQVRRSTETTNKKLAEKIYAKCVTQVAEGKWFDIDEGRRRTFEELSAKYEAQEFKELKSWQTVQSYLKQLKDFFGPYPLSDITPALIDEFKQMRKGKGVKPATINRQLNILKRMFNLAKKRWMWIREVPPIEMEPKADRKRVRHLSFEEYHKLIDNCPGCLRHIVTVAAWTGLRLGNVVNLKRKQVNLSSRTITLDGTETKNGENLTIPVAEPAFTALKDAMKVTHLKSPYVFCKEDGLPLCKRVVQRGFKEALERAGIEDFRFHDLRHCFASWNRQAGVDIDTLADLMGHKDTRMTRRYAHITTDHLADAVGLLEKSYHNSITIQQSKG from the coding sequence ATGGCGCTCTATAAGAGAGGCAAGGTCTGGTGGATGAGTTTCATCTGCAAGGGTAGACAGGTAAGGAGGTCTACCGAGACAACGAACAAGAAGTTGGCGGAGAAGATTTACGCGAAGTGCGTAACTCAGGTTGCAGAAGGCAAGTGGTTTGATATAGACGAGGGACGCCGGAGAACCTTTGAGGAGCTAAGCGCCAAGTACGAAGCTCAAGAGTTTAAAGAACTCAAGAGCTGGCAGACGGTGCAGAGCTACCTTAAACAACTCAAGGATTTTTTCGGCCCCTACCCCCTCTCTGATATCACCCCTGCCTTGATAGACGAGTTCAAGCAGATGAGGAAGGGTAAAGGTGTAAAGCCTGCAACCATTAACCGCCAGCTCAACATCCTGAAACGGATGTTCAATCTGGCCAAAAAGCGTTGGATGTGGATCAGGGAGGTTCCTCCTATTGAGATGGAGCCCAAGGCTGACAGAAAAAGGGTGCGGCACTTATCCTTTGAGGAGTATCACAAGCTCATTGATAATTGCCCCGGCTGTTTGAGACACATTGTCACAGTAGCCGCATGGACAGGACTAAGGTTGGGCAATGTTGTCAACCTTAAAAGAAAGCAGGTTAATCTCTCTTCCAGAACCATCACTCTGGACGGAACAGAAACCAAGAACGGAGAGAACCTGACAATACCTGTCGCTGAGCCTGCCTTCACTGCCCTGAAAGATGCAATGAAGGTAACCCATCTCAAGAGCCCTTATGTCTTCTGCAAGGAGGACGGATTACCCTTGTGCAAGAGGGTTGTCCAGAGAGGGTTCAAGGAGGCCTTGGAAAGGGCCGGGATCGAGGACTTCAGGTTTCATGACTTGAGACACTGCTTTGCGTCATGGAACCGGCAGGCAGGGGTTGACATAGACACCCTTGCGGACCTCATGGGTCACAAGGATACGAGGATGACTCGGAGGTACGCCCATATCACAACCGACCATCTTGCCGACGCTGTTGGACTGTTGGAGAAGAGTTATCACAATTCTATCACAATCCAACAATCAAAGGGTTAG
- a CDS encoding ThiF family adenylyltransferase — MKNYTASLKSTKFLTRKVLSSDPSESVTDRQERVQGFDQSIMERLRVTQVGAGGLGGEIAQGLVRKGAALIKVFDGDTVELSNLSRQFFYEEDLYKNKAISLARNLVKEGVRGSLIMPYPLMIQKAIEDRIDMGCDVVICAPDNDETRVFISRYFYDKAPVIFTGLDQNANTGYVFIQEPGKACIGCALPNAVGNRREPCPNTPAVIDLVKIISGFVLFSVDSTIMRRKRNWNYRQLFLGGFVPEILKSVDRKEGCSLCGGF; from the coding sequence ATGAAAAATTATACCGCCTCATTGAAGTCCACTAAGTTCTTAACAAGGAAAGTGCTGTCATCTGACCCGTCTGAAAGCGTTACAGACAGACAGGAACGGGTGCAGGGCTTTGATCAGTCGATTATGGAGAGGCTTAGGGTTACCCAGGTCGGTGCAGGCGGCCTCGGTGGAGAGATAGCCCAGGGGCTTGTCAGGAAAGGGGCAGCCCTTATAAAAGTATTCGATGGTGATACTGTCGAGCTGTCAAACCTGTCCAGACAGTTTTTTTATGAGGAAGACCTTTACAAGAATAAGGCCATATCTTTAGCAAGGAACTTGGTTAAAGAAGGGGTACGCGGCAGTCTAATTATGCCATATCCTCTTATGATACAGAAGGCAATCGAAGACCGGATCGATATGGGCTGCGATGTTGTAATATGCGCCCCTGATAATGACGAAACAAGGGTCTTTATATCAAGATATTTCTACGACAAAGCGCCTGTAATTTTTACCGGCCTGGACCAGAATGCAAATACTGGATATGTCTTTATTCAGGAGCCGGGAAAGGCATGCATCGGGTGTGCCTTGCCAAATGCTGTTGGCAACAGGAGGGAGCCCTGCCCCAATACTCCGGCAGTAATTGACCTGGTAAAGATTATTTCCGGGTTTGTTTTGTTTTCTGTTGACTCGACGATAATGAGAAGAAAGAGGAACTGGAACTACAGACAACTATTCCTCGGAGGTTTTGTGCCGGAGATACTGAAAAGCGTTGACAGGAAAGAGGGTTGCTCTCTTTGTGGCGGATTTTAA
- a CDS encoding calcium-transporting P-type ATPase, PMR1-type, whose amino-acid sequence MDWYRKSASQTLEELDTSAKDGLSSAEVKARLDKYGPNALAAAEKESRFVKFLQQFTQFIILVLIGAAVIAGLLGEWVDSIAIMAIVVMNGIIGFTQEEKAERVLEALKRMAAPRATVIRDGEHHSIDAADLVPGDIAILDAGDNIPADCRVIDSKLMRVEEAALTGESHPVDKDTQAIEGTLPLGDRINTVYSGTTVVYGRGTAVVTATGMTTEMGKIAKMLQEVKTEPTPLQKKLDEFGKYLVYAAGAVCGLIFLLGLLRGDDLLELFLTAVSLAVAAIPEGLPAVVTIVLALGVQRMVKRHALIRKLPSVETLGAATIIASDKTGTLTQNQMTVKKMYLSSGKVVDVSGSGYEPTGGFFVESSELDPAGDAPLGLALKAGLLCNSANLKKADDGWQVIGDPTEGALITLAMKGGLDRKTLEEELKLTGEIPFDAERKMMTTVYEKDGRSTVFVKGAPEKILPLCTEIFDSGSTRPMEEADRGKISGTNEEFARTALRVLALAYRESPQTDGALDVHKPQTVENNLVFVGLVGMIDPPREEVFVSVEKAKAAGITPIMITGDHKLTAIAIAREIDAFGDDDMALTGTELDAMSEEEFERLLPRIKVYARVNPEHKLQVVRAWRNRGETIAMTGDGVNDAPALKEADIGVAMGITGTDVTKEAADMVLTDDNFSSIVSAVEEGRGIFDNIRKVIHFLLSCNIGEIITLLVASLTGMPLPLLPVQILWMNLVTDGLPALGLAMEPVDPGVMDKKPRKKDEGIITPSLLRVMTIQGTFMAVCTLVVYALELYWFDGGLERARTLAFMVLVYCQMFHVFNCRSERESVFAMGFFSNRLLNLSVAVIMFSQILLVYVPVLQPIFKVVALRPSDWLIIFVAAVQPLIWMEAIKMMQRDKKPGV is encoded by the coding sequence ATGGACTGGTACCGGAAAAGCGCCTCACAAACTCTCGAAGAGCTCGACACCTCGGCCAAAGATGGGCTGAGCTCGGCCGAGGTAAAGGCACGCCTCGACAAGTACGGCCCTAACGCGCTCGCCGCAGCCGAGAAAGAGTCCCGGTTCGTAAAGTTCCTCCAGCAGTTCACCCAGTTCATAATCCTCGTCCTTATAGGCGCGGCCGTCATAGCCGGGCTCCTCGGCGAGTGGGTCGATTCCATCGCCATAATGGCGATCGTCGTGATGAATGGCATAATCGGCTTCACGCAGGAAGAAAAAGCCGAGCGGGTCTTGGAGGCGTTAAAGAGGATGGCGGCCCCCAGGGCCACGGTCATCCGCGACGGCGAGCACCACTCGATCGACGCGGCCGATCTCGTACCCGGGGACATAGCGATCCTCGACGCCGGGGACAACATCCCGGCGGACTGCCGGGTAATAGACTCGAAACTCATGCGTGTCGAGGAGGCCGCCCTCACCGGAGAGTCCCACCCCGTGGATAAGGACACTCAGGCCATCGAGGGCACCCTCCCCCTCGGCGACAGGATAAACACCGTCTACTCGGGCACCACCGTGGTCTACGGCAGGGGCACGGCGGTCGTTACGGCCACCGGCATGACCACCGAGATGGGCAAGATAGCGAAGATGCTCCAGGAGGTAAAGACCGAGCCCACCCCGCTTCAGAAAAAACTCGACGAGTTCGGAAAGTACCTCGTCTACGCGGCCGGGGCCGTTTGCGGCCTCATATTCCTCCTCGGGCTGCTCCGCGGGGACGACCTGCTCGAACTGTTCCTGACGGCCGTGAGTCTCGCCGTGGCCGCCATACCGGAGGGGCTTCCCGCCGTCGTTACTATCGTACTCGCCCTCGGCGTACAGCGCATGGTAAAGCGCCACGCCCTTATAAGGAAGCTCCCCTCGGTCGAAACGCTCGGGGCCGCGACCATCATCGCATCGGATAAAACGGGCACCCTCACCCAGAACCAGATGACCGTCAAGAAGATGTACCTCTCGAGCGGCAAGGTCGTGGACGTCTCGGGCTCGGGCTACGAGCCGACGGGCGGCTTCTTCGTCGAGTCAAGCGAGCTCGACCCGGCCGGTGACGCCCCCCTCGGCCTTGCGCTCAAGGCCGGGCTCCTCTGCAACAGCGCGAACCTTAAAAAGGCCGACGACGGATGGCAGGTCATAGGAGACCCCACCGAAGGAGCCCTCATAACGCTCGCCATGAAAGGCGGGCTCGACCGGAAAACGCTCGAAGAGGAACTGAAACTCACCGGAGAGATCCCGTTCGACGCCGAGCGGAAGATGATGACGACCGTCTACGAGAAGGACGGCCGCTCCACGGTATTCGTAAAGGGCGCGCCCGAGAAGATCCTCCCGCTCTGTACGGAGATATTCGACAGCGGCTCCACCCGCCCCATGGAAGAGGCGGACAGGGGGAAGATCTCCGGGACCAACGAGGAGTTCGCGCGTACGGCTTTGAGGGTGCTCGCGCTCGCATACAGGGAGTCTCCCCAGACAGACGGCGCGCTCGACGTGCACAAGCCCCAAACGGTCGAAAACAACCTCGTCTTCGTCGGTCTTGTCGGCATGATAGACCCCCCGAGGGAAGAGGTCTTCGTATCGGTCGAGAAGGCCAAGGCCGCCGGTATAACCCCGATTATGATAACCGGCGACCACAAGCTCACGGCCATTGCCATAGCGCGAGAGATAGACGCCTTCGGAGACGACGACATGGCGCTAACCGGCACCGAGCTCGACGCCATGAGCGAAGAGGAGTTCGAGAGGCTGCTCCCGAGGATAAAGGTCTACGCGCGGGTCAACCCCGAGCACAAGCTCCAGGTGGTCCGGGCGTGGAGGAACAGGGGGGAGACCATCGCCATGACGGGCGACGGCGTGAACGACGCCCCGGCCCTTAAGGAGGCCGACATAGGGGTGGCCATGGGCATAACCGGCACCGACGTAACTAAAGAGGCCGCCGACATGGTCCTCACGGACGACAACTTCTCCTCCATAGTGTCGGCCGTCGAAGAGGGCCGCGGCATATTCGACAACATAAGGAAGGTCATTCACTTCCTGCTCTCGTGCAACATAGGCGAGATAATAACGCTCCTGGTGGCTTCACTTACCGGAATGCCTCTGCCGCTCCTCCCTGTCCAGATACTATGGATGAACCTCGTAACCGACGGCCTGCCCGCGCTCGGGCTCGCCATGGAGCCCGTGGACCCGGGAGTTATGGACAAGAAGCCCAGGAAGAAGGACGAGGGGATCATCACGCCGAGCCTTCTCCGGGTAATGACCATTCAGGGCACCTTCATGGCCGTCTGTACGCTCGTGGTTTACGCGCTTGAGCTATACTGGTTCGACGGCGGTCTCGAAAGGGCAAGGACCCTGGCCTTTATGGTGCTCGTCTACTGCCAGATGTTCCACGTCTTCAACTGCAGGAGCGAGCGGGAGTCGGTATTCGCCATGGGCTTCTTCTCGAACAGGCTCCTGAACCTCTCCGTTGCCGTCATAATGTTCTCCCAGATACTCTTGGTCTACGTCCCGGTGCTCCAGCCCATCTTCAAGGTGGTGGCCTTAAGGCCATCGGACTGGCTTATAATCTTTGTCGCCGCCGTGCAGCCGCTTATCTGGATGGAGGCGATAAAGATGATGCAGAGGGACAAGAAGCCGGGAGTATAG
- a CDS encoding AsmA family protein, with protein sequence MRVLKWIAAIGAVLMVVLAVAVFVVLSRYDFNSLKPQIAEAAREATGRELTISGDINLEIGLTPTLVVEGVSFQNAPWGSRPTMATIKRFEVKVALVPLLGGNVDVKRLVLVEPDILLETKRSGKSNLEFDTPKETAPAEKATPEKAAAAESEGSGKLPALSLDDVRIERGRLTYKDGRSGETTVITIDSLTASADSISSPIELALKGAYNEKPFEAKGTIGPLTALADPETDWPLKIDARAFGTEIALDGTVRDPLNQSGVAMDFSVKAGDIKTLEPLIGPLPISGPLAISGHASDPASQTYKVSGLKLSLGENDLRGSLEAALGGKRPKLKADLSSKKIDLRPLLPEEDDKKTGGGAKTAKEDTGKVFSNDPLPLDSLKQVDAAIKIKAGQILLPKLALDDLTVELSLKNGRLRIKPIKAKAGGGSFSGTIDLRAKGNIAKLDMKFQATGLDLGKMLKELEVSEDLEGKLDVEIDIRGSGGSVAELMARLDGNVSVIMGKGRVATSYINLLGADVRSGAFRLLDPGAEKEEYTAVNCFVCRFDVDEGLANTTAMVFDTDAMTVIGDGRVDLRTERLSLSLKPSPKEGVVGDTPTLSLGELAKPFKLGGTLAKPKLELDPAAAAITIGKAVGGVALFGPVGIASALASDPTGDENPCLAAIETARTGSKATGGKKSVAEETEEKVKETIKGLGEGLKKLFGK encoded by the coding sequence ATGCGAGTTCTGAAGTGGATAGCGGCCATAGGCGCGGTCCTTATGGTGGTACTGGCCGTCGCGGTCTTCGTCGTACTCTCCAGGTACGATTTTAACTCCTTAAAGCCCCAGATAGCCGAAGCCGCCAGGGAGGCCACCGGCCGCGAGCTTACCATAAGCGGCGACATAAACCTCGAGATAGGCCTCACCCCGACGCTCGTCGTCGAGGGCGTCAGCTTCCAGAACGCCCCGTGGGGGTCGAGGCCGACCATGGCCACGATAAAGCGCTTCGAAGTCAAGGTGGCGCTCGTGCCGCTCCTCGGCGGCAACGTCGACGTCAAGCGGCTCGTCCTCGTGGAGCCCGACATCCTGCTCGAAACCAAACGTTCCGGCAAGTCCAACCTGGAGTTCGATACCCCGAAAGAGACGGCCCCGGCTGAAAAGGCTACGCCTGAAAAGGCCGCGGCCGCGGAAAGTGAAGGAAGCGGAAAGCTCCCGGCCCTATCCTTAGACGACGTCCGTATAGAAAGAGGACGGCTCACCTATAAGGACGGCCGCTCCGGGGAGACGACCGTCATAACGATAGACAGCCTCACGGCCAGCGCCGACTCCATCTCAAGCCCGATCGAGCTTGCTCTAAAGGGCGCTTACAATGAAAAGCCCTTCGAGGCCAAGGGCACCATCGGGCCGCTGACGGCCCTTGCCGACCCGGAGACGGACTGGCCCTTGAAGATCGACGCTCGGGCCTTCGGTACGGAGATAGCGCTCGACGGCACGGTCAGGGACCCGCTTAACCAGAGCGGCGTAGCCATGGACTTCAGCGTAAAGGCCGGAGATATAAAAACCCTCGAACCCCTTATTGGCCCGCTCCCCATAAGCGGGCCGCTCGCTATCTCGGGCCACGCCTCGGACCCGGCCTCCCAAACGTATAAGGTCTCGGGGTTGAAACTCTCCCTCGGGGAGAACGACCTCAGGGGCTCTCTGGAGGCGGCGCTTGGCGGCAAGAGGCCGAAACTCAAGGCCGACCTCTCTTCGAAAAAGATCGACCTCCGCCCTCTCCTGCCCGAAGAAGATGATAAAAAGACGGGGGGTGGGGCAAAGACCGCGAAGGAAGACACGGGAAAAGTCTTTTCCAACGACCCCCTGCCTCTCGATTCCCTTAAGCAGGTCGATGCGGCGATAAAGATAAAGGCCGGGCAGATACTCCTTCCCAAGCTCGCGCTCGACGACCTCACGGTGGAGCTCTCGCTTAAGAACGGACGTCTCAGGATAAAGCCTATCAAGGCAAAGGCCGGAGGGGGGAGTTTCTCCGGTACAATAGATCTCCGCGCGAAAGGCAATATCGCAAAGCTCGATATGAAGTTCCAGGCCACAGGGCTCGACCTCGGCAAGATGCTTAAGGAGCTCGAGGTGAGCGAAGACCTCGAGGGCAAGCTCGACGTGGAGATAGACATACGCGGCAGCGGCGGCTCCGTGGCCGAGCTCATGGCCCGGCTCGACGGCAACGTGAGCGTCATTATGGGCAAGGGTCGCGTGGCAACGAGCTACATAAACCTGCTGGGCGCGGACGTCCGCTCCGGGGCCTTCCGGCTCCTGGACCCCGGTGCCGAGAAGGAGGAGTACACGGCGGTGAACTGCTTTGTCTGCCGCTTCGACGTGGACGAGGGGCTCGCGAACACCACGGCCATGGTCTTCGACACCGACGCGATGACCGTCATAGGCGACGGCAGGGTGGACTTAAGGACCGAGAGGCTCAGCCTCTCTCTAAAGCCCTCTCCCAAGGAGGGGGTGGTAGGAGATACGCCCACCCTGAGCCTCGGCGAGCTGGCAAAGCCCTTTAAGCTCGGCGGGACGCTCGCCAAACCCAAGCTCGAGCTCGACCCGGCCGCGGCCGCCATAACCATCGGCAAGGCCGTAGGCGGGGTGGCCCTCTTCGGCCCTGTCGGCATCGCCTCGGCACTGGCGAGCGACCCCACCGGGGACGAGAACCCCTGCCTCGCCGCCATCGAGACGGCCCGCACGGGTAGCAAGGCCACGGGCGGCAAAAAGAGCGTGGCAGAGGAGACCGAAGAGAAGGTTAAGGAGACTATCAAAGGGTTGGGGGAAGGGTTGAAGAAGCTGTTCGGGAAGTAG